The Thermotoga sp. SG1 region AAATCGTTATAGCAAGGATCAGAACAACTATGATGATTCCGGCAACGACAACAGATGTTGTTAAAATATCTCTGTTCACACTGGACATCAGAATATTTTCAGATACGATGTTGAAAAAGATCCAGCCGTTTTCGAGTCTTCTGAAACCCGCCATCAAATAATCCGAACTGAATTTTTCATACCTGAACCTTGAAACACCACGTTCTCCTTTTGATAACCAGTTCTTGTAGAAATCTGTGCCAGAAACATCGAGCCCAACCAGCTCTGGATTTGAGTGGAGAACAACTATTCCTCTCTCGTTTATCACACCGCTTTCATAACCGAGTCTTTTTGAATTCGCAAAAATCGTTTCGGAGAGTTTTGAGATGTCAAAGTCGATTCCAACCACGCCGACAACGTTGCCATCTGTTTTAATGGCTTTGGCAACGGTTATTATTGTCTGGCCGGTGGCAGCATCTGCGTATGGATCGGTTATCACCACTCTATCAGGATTGGAAACAGCGCTTCTGTACCATGGTCTTTGAGTTGGATCGTACCCTGCCGGGAGTTCGGTTTCTGGTATGAGGTACATTCTTTTGTCCCTATACCCAGCGTAAACAAAAGTAATGTCAGGGTAGGACTTCACAACAGATCTGAACAACTTTATCATCCACTCTTCTTCGTTGTTTACATTTTCAAAAGCGCCCTTCACGTTTTCATTGTTTGCAATCAGGTTGGCAAGCTGCGTATAGCCACGTATGAAATTCCAAAATATATCGGCACTGTTCACAGCCTGTGACAGGAGGGTGTTTTCAGATGATTTCATGGTGCGTGCTCTTTTGTCGAGGATAAAATAGGTGGAAACACCTACCAGAACAACTATGATCAGGAGTATCGAGAGAAAAATCTTCCAGAAAACCGGCATGTTTTTCATAATCGAATCACACCTCCTCTGTTGATATGTATGCCGCGACAAAAAAACATCTTCTCAAAATTAGGAAAGAAAGACAAACGACAGAATGATCATTCTACGCATAAGAATCCCCCCTCGGATGTGAGTGACTGTATTCTACTCCTTTGATAACAAAAAACAAAAGATATGTTATAATTGACCAAACTAACAGGGGGGTGTTTCCCGTGCGAAAAAATTTGTTGATCACCGTTACGGCTTTTCTGATAGTCCTTGTTGGATGTACAGGTGTTGTAGGTATAATCGTGCAAGAAGGAATTAAACAGAAAGCACAAGAGCTAATTGATCAGGCTATGTACATTCTGGAAACTAGTTCTGTTGATTACTATCATTTGAGAGAGGTTATCTACGTTCCAGATAGCGATGAAACCGATTCAGAAGTAGTAAATACGGTCCTGGATAGCAGTATGATATTGCTCTGCGGTTTCATGGTACCTTCCACACTCACTAGTTGCAACGTAGTTTCTGTGAACGAACTGAACAGCAAAGCCATTCCCTGGGATTTGACTAACAAACCTGATTTCGTGGAGAATGTTTACGCGCTGACGATCGAAGGAACAACAGAAGATGGAAAAAAGACGTTCTTTTCTCTTCCAATGATAGAGGTTTCTGGACAGGAGTACTTCTGGTCAGTCTATATCTACATGGCAAAAGATGTCGTTATAGCGCCCGCTACTGAGGTCAGGATGTACCCGCAGTTTTTGTTTTACTGAACACTCCTTCACTGTTTTTGAGAGCAGGTCAATTTTCACTCTTGAGATTGACTCATCAGTCAATTTATGATACAATATGACTGACCAGTCAGTCAGGAGGTGTGAACGATGTCTGTCATTGAAACAGAAAATCTCACCAAGTACTACGGAAAATCTCGTGGTATTGAAGATGTGACGTTTTCGGTTGAAGAAGGAGAGATCTTCGGTTTTATCGGACCAAACGGTGCCGGGAAGACCACGACGATAAGGTTACTCCTTGGTTTGATCTTTCCAACCTCCGGTCGAGCACGCATATTTGGGAAAGACGTTTTGAAAGAAGGCAAAGAAATCAGAAAGAAAGTGGGTTACATCCCTGGAGAAGTGAGTTTTTATTCTGAGGTAACGGTGGAAGAGTTTCTCAGATATTCTTCGAATTTCTACGAAAAGGTGGATGAAAACTACGTGAGGAAGTTATGCAGTCTTTTCTCTCTTGATACGAAAAAACGTATCAGAGAACTCTCCATGGGGAACAAAAAGAAGGTAGCAATTGTTCAAGCCTTGATGCACAGACCAAAACTTCTCATTCTGGACGAGCCAACGAACGGGCTCGACCCTATTGTTCAGAACATGTTCTTTGAGATTTTGAAAAATGAAAAGGATAGGGGAACTACGATCTTCTTCTCTTCCCATATCCTGAGTGAGGTGGAAAGACTCTGCGATCGGGTTGCGATGATAAAGGACGGTAGGATACTCAGGGTGGAGAGTGTGGAAGGTCTAAAAAAAGAAAAGTACAAGATAGTGCGGGTCAGAGGGAAAAAGCTTGAAGCGTTGAAAAAGCTACCTGAAGTGAGTCGTTTGAAGTTCGAAAATGGAATGGCTGAGTTTCTCTTCTCTGGACCAACCGAAAGGCTCATTGAAATCCTTCACGAGCTGAAACCATCTGATTTCTGGGTGGAGGAACCTTCTCTTGAAGAGATCTTCATGTCCTATTACAGGGAGGGAGAAAAAATGAATGTCCTCAGATGGGATTTGAAGAGATACATAAAAAGTACACTCGCATGGACAATTGTCTTGATACTTCTTCAGTTCATGTACGCTGCGTTCTATCCAAGCATGGCAAAAGAAACAGAACTCATAACCAAGTGGATGAAAGTCATGCCGAAGGCCTTTGTGAAACTTTTCGGACTGGAGGATATGGACTTTTCCAACATCATGAACTATCTTGCGATGGTTTCCAGTATCTATGTGACACTCGTTGGAGGAGTTTTTGCATCTCTGACCGGGGTGAGAAGTATCTCAAGAGAGGAAAGCGAGAAAACCATTGAATTTCTGCTTTCAAAACCGGTCTCAAGATCTGAGGTTGTTTTTTCGAAATTTCTCTCGTCATTGATTCATGTTCTCATCTTCGACGCACTTTTGTTTGTGAGTTTATTCTTCTTTGCGAACGTCTACAGTTCATCTCCCATTGAAATGGATAAATTCATCGTGTTCGCTCTCAGTCAGACTGTCCTTCACATCACTCTCATGAACATTTCTTTTCTTGTGGGCACCCTGAGATCAGACAGTGCTCTCTCGTTTGGTCTTGGTACAACCTTCGTTCTGTATGTACTGAATATGATATCAAAACTCACAGATTCTGCGGAGTTTCTGAAGTACTT contains the following coding sequences:
- a CDS encoding ATP-binding cassette domain-containing protein, with the translated sequence MSVIETENLTKYYGKSRGIEDVTFSVEEGEIFGFIGPNGAGKTTTIRLLLGLIFPTSGRARIFGKDVLKEGKEIRKKVGYIPGEVSFYSEVTVEEFLRYSSNFYEKVDENYVRKLCSLFSLDTKKRIRELSMGNKKKVAIVQALMHRPKLLILDEPTNGLDPIVQNMFFEILKNEKDRGTTIFFSSHILSEVERLCDRVAMIKDGRILRVESVEGLKKEKYKIVRVRGKKLEALKKLPEVSRLKFENGMAEFLFSGPTERLIEILHELKPSDFWVEEPSLEEIFMSYYREGEKMNVLRWDLKRYIKSTLAWTIVLILLQFMYAAFYPSMAKETELITKWMKVMPKAFVKLFGLEDMDFSNIMNYLAMVSSIYVTLVGGVFASLTGVRSISREESEKTIEFLLSKPVSRSEVVFSKFLSSLIHVLIFDALLFVSLFFFANVYSSSPIEMDKFIVFALSQTVLHITLMNISFLVGTLRSDSALSFGLGTTFVLYVLNMISKLTDSAEFLKYFTPFSYTDPSNIIRHGFPEYSGLFFVLVNASLLIVSIVSFSRKDILV